A window of Phragmites australis chromosome 15, lpPhrAust1.1, whole genome shotgun sequence genomic DNA:
ATGATTATACACATCCCTGCAGGATCAAGAATTTTGGTGATTTACAACACGAGCACAGAAATCTCTCAACCAAACTTCACAAACAAGCAGTACTACTAAGTTACAGGCAAACATGAGATTATGAATACGAGGCATACAACCAGGTTAGCTAGTGGACATAAAGTGACACAATGAAGTGACTCATCGAGTGACACAAtgaagtggctcatcgactttAACTTTATGCTGTGAGCCTGTGACTCGTAGAGTGACACAAAGTGCCAAAACAAAGCAACGGGCAAGAGCAGAGTAAACGGCTACTTCTCTGCTTCTATTTAATCTTCCGGTCTGatctatatttttctatcaCACCGAGTCACCAAACATAGAAAACAACCATGCTACCTCGTTCAAAGTCATGTGTTGTTCGGAGCAAGCGCGCTAGAGCCGTCCAACGCTCCATTAGCCCCCCTCCAGCTCTCGACCCTCGCCAGTTGTCCCCGAGCATGGGAGATTATGGCATGGACGGTCTCGAGGGGTATGAGGACGACCATACCGACGCAAATCCGGTGGAGCCTGATGATGTGAATCATACCTCTGTTGGTAACACGTCCACCTCGACCGGACGACGATCAGAAGCGTGGAAGCACATGAAGTTGGTTGAGAAAATACGGGGTGGTGAGAAGGTATATATCGCAATTTGCAATTATTGTAGTCGTGAATTATCTGCGTCTACAACAACAGGTACCGGACATTTGAATCGACATTGGAAACGGTGTCGGGAAAAGATTGCTGCAGCTACGCGGATAGCTCGACAACCTATACAGACACAACTTATCTTCACGCCTAACAGTTCGGTAAGCACATGGATATTTGATCCTTCAGTAGCTCGTCAAGAAATTGCTAAATATATAGTTTCTAAGGATCTACCAATTAGAACGTGGGAAAGCCTTAGTTTTGAGAGAATGATCCAACATGATTTTTGTCCACAATATCAACATGTCTCTAGAAAAACTACTAAGAATgacattttaaaattatttcataGTCAATTAGATACTTTGAAACAAAACTTCTATAACATGACCTACTCATTTGCTTTAACATCTGATATTTGGACCTCATCACATCAAAGAACATCATATCTTAGCGTTGTCGCACATTATGTAGACAACAACTATAACCTAAATAAAAGAATAATAGGGTTTAGAATCATTGATGAGTCACATACAGGAGAAGCCATTGCCGCATGTGTGCTAGAGATTGTTAAggaatttaaaatagaaaataggattatttctataactttggacaatgcatcagcCAACTCAAAAGCAATGGAGGACCTAGAACCTCACATACCGAGTTACATTGGTGGGTATGTTCTCCACCAAAGATGTATATGTCATATCATCAATATCATGGTGCATGCAGGTATGACAATGGTAAGTAGATATTTGAACAATATTCCTGGTGCCATCCGTCTCATCTCTAGTTTGCCTACAATATTTAGTAGTTTCAAGGACTACTGCAAGGCTCAACGTAAGAAGCCAAGAAAATTCGGACTTGGCATGAAAGTGCGCTGGAATTCAACATATACTATGTTGAAGCAAGTGAAAGGTTACGAGggaattattattattttcgtAAATGCTTAGAATGCTGGTTTACTACTTACAGAAACTGATTGGGATATTGCTACACGTTTACGACTTTTTCTAAAACCCTTTTACAAGGCAACAGTGCAGTTGTCCGGTGTTTATTATCCTACATCTTACTTAGTGCTAGAGTGGCTCTGGAGAATTGCATCCATATTTAATGAAAATAAGGATGACAATGTTTTAAATCCCATTGTTGaacaaatgaaagataaatatctaaaatatttcTCTGCTATCCCACATCTCTATTGTTTTGCTGTTATATTTGACCCGCGCAAAAAGTTGGGTGGTTTGGAGCTTACTTTGCAGGAAATAGGTGACTTGCTCAACCTTGATTTCTCGGATGCCTACAATCATATCAAATAAGAAGTATTTTGGGTTTTTTAGTTATACTAAGGCAAATTTGGATGTAGCCCCCCGGTCCCAAGTCTACACAGCAACACAAAGCAAGCAAGTCGAGTGCGGCCAATTTGTGGAACAAGATCAAAGGCAAGGGATCCGCATCATCATCTCAGCAAACAACTATGTTATCTTGGAATCCCATAGCAGAGCTTAACCACTACCTTGAGCAAGATCTTTACACCCATGATCCAATGCTTGTGGACAACAACACTGTCAACCTTCTTGCATGGTGGAAAGATAAAGAGCGATTCTTCCCCGTGTTGTCACACTTTGCACGGGACGTTCTCCTAGTTCCAGTATCGACCATCTCGTCGGAAGCGACGTTCAGCATGGTGGGGAGAATTATTGAAGAGCGGAGATCATCGCTCACTCCTGAAATGGTAGAGGCAATCACTTGCCTCAAAGACTGAGAGAGGGCGAGCGCTAGCACACAATATCAGCTTGAGGATCTGGAGATCGCGGGGGAATTAGCGGACCTCGAGAACCTTGATCTAGATGATACTGAGTAAATTATGTGTGTAACGAtgtattgtactcttttccttacCGGGGAACTCCATACTGGAGTGTAAGGTTTTTAACAAGGCAATCGCATTGTAACAcattattttataagaaaatttctcctttttcctccaaaaatattTGATGCATCTATTTTATGTATTATATTCTTCGCGTCGTATTGCACCATTTCGCGCTGGTGTAAGAAAATTTCGCGCCATTTCGCATCGATAGCGCCGTTGCACCGTTCCTGCGCCAACACGCGGCGCCAACGCCAACGCCTCCCGCTCCATCCCGCACCACACCCGCGCCCGCGTCGACACGCGGCGCCAGCGCCCGCGCCGTCCCGCACCACGCTCGCGTCCGCACCGACACACGGCACCAACGCCTCCTGCTTCGTCCCGCGCCACGCCCGCGCCCTCCCGCGCCGCCCGTGCCATGCCGCGCCGACACGCGACGCCAGCGCCCACGCCCTCCCGCGCCAGCTCCCACCCACGCTGACCGACATGCGGCGCCGCGCCCTCCAGTGCGGTGGAGTGTGACAGTTCTGGGCCCGTGCTAGCCCGACCCGACGAGACCCATTGTGCATCCGTACCGGATCTAAACCTAACTGAAAGTGACTTAGACCAGCCCAAACCAGCATGAACAGTTTCTCAGACCATCCTAACATGACCCGAAAGGCCTAAGGTCCGAAGGAGCCGAGCCAGGCCGGCCCAACCGGCCCAAATCCCACCTCTAGCAATCACACCGCGCCCGCCCAGGGCTCCCGGAAACATGGATGCGTTGACGGACAGACAGGGCACGTGTAGAGCACGTGTTGGCTGGGCACGTGCATGTGTGTAACACGGATAGATTAGCCTGGTGAACAACCGTCCTTCGGCTACCGTATCTCAGACAAAACTCGGCAAGAATTATACCTGCAAATTTGTACGCAGAGTCTCATGTAAGATGTAACAGTATCGGACTCTTCGAATTCTCTGTGTCCGAGAAGATAACCATGTCCGAATCTTGTCCCACCTGGTTGTAGGAACACGGGACTCCACGTACTGAACCCGGCTATAAAAAGGAATCCCcgttcttctcctctcctcacgaCGCCAACACGTCAACTAGAGATTAGTTTCGTAGCCAAAGAACGCCATGGAGACCTggctcctcctcgccggcgtcCTCCTGCTCTCCCTCCTTGCCCTGCGTCGCAATGCGAGGAGCCGCCGCCTGCCTCCGGGTCCCCCGGCCGTGCCGCTGTTCGGCAACCTGCTGTGGCTGCGGAACTCCGCGGCCGACGTGGAGCCCCTTCTCCTGCGTCTCTTCCAGAGGTACGGCCCCGTCGTCACGCTCCGGATCGGCTCGCGGCTCGCCATCTTCGTGGCCGACAGGCGCCTCGCGCACGCCGCGCTCGTGGGCTCCGGCTCCATCACCCTCGCCAACAGGCCGCAGGCCGCCACGAGCACGCTCCTCGGCGTAACCGACAACATCATCACCCGCGCCGACTACGGGCCCGTGTGGCGCCTCCTGCGCCGCAACCTCGTCGCCGAGACGCTGCGCTCGTCCCGCGTCAGGCTGTTCGCGCCTGCGCGCGCATGGGTGCGCCGCGTGCTGATGGAGAAGCTGCGGGAGTCGTCAGGGGACGACGCGCCCAACGTCATGGAGGCGTTCCAGTACACAATGTTCTGCCTCCTCGTGCTCATGTGCTTCGGCGAGCGGCTCGACGAACCCGCGGTGCGCGCCATCGAGGACGCCGAGCGCGCATGGCTCCTCTACATCTCCAGGCAGATGAgcgtcttcttcttcctcccgtcCGTCACCAGGCACGTCTTCCGCGGGCGCCTCCAGACCGCGCTTTCCCTAAAGCGGCGCCAGAACGAGCTCTTCGTGCCGCTGATTAACGCACGGCGTGAGTACAAGCGGCAGGTCAAAGAAGGCCAGGCGCCCACGAGGGATACCATGTTCCAGCACTCGTATGTGGACACCCTGCTCGACATCACGCTCCTCGAGGATGGCAACCGCCCGCTCACCGACGACGAGATCGTCGCGCTCTGCTCCGAGTTCCTTAACGCCGGCACCGACACCACCTCCACAGGGCTGCAGTGGATCATGGCCGAGCTGGTCAAGAACCCGGCCGTCCAGGAGAAGCTCCACGACGAGATCAAGGCCACGTGCGGGGACGACGAGGTCTCGGAGGAGGCCGTCCACGGGATGCCCTACCTCAAGGCGGTGATCCTCGAAGGCCTGCGCAAGCACCCGCCGGGCCACTTCGTGCTGCCGCACAAGGCCGCGGACGACATGGAGGTCGGCGGGTACCTGATCCCCAAGGGCGCGACGGTGAACTTCATGGTGGCCGAGATGGGCAGGGACGAGAGGGAGTGGGAGAAGCCGATGGAGTTCTCGCCGGAGCGGTTCTTggagggcggcgacggcgcgggCGTGGACATGACAGGCACCAAGGGGATCCGGATGATGCCGTTCGGCGTGGGCCGGAGGATCTGCGCGGGGCTCAGCATCGCCATGCTGCACCTCGAGTACTTCGTGGCCAACATGGTGAGGGAGTTCGAGTGGACGGAGGCGCCCGGCGAGGAGGTGGTCTTCGAGGAGAAGCGCGAGTTCACCACCGTCATGAAGAAGCCGCTGCGCCCGCGCCTTGTGCCCAGAAGGAGCTGAACAGTGTGGATCTCGAGGTTCCCTGTGGTTAACTTTAGagttcaataattttttagctttggAGTGCACGCGTCATTTGTTTGTTTTCGGTATCGAGTTCATGTCAGCTCGTACTTAAAATTTGATGTGCAGTGACTACTTCTAGTTGCATGATAGGTAATCCTTAATGTCATTCAGTTAGCCTTAGGGTGTCAAATTAAAGTAAGGCATCTTTTTTCATCTGTACTAGTACAGTATGCACTGACATTCTTATCTAGGTTTTGGATTGATTTACTTTATCAAGTTCATGTGAGCTAGTGTTGGATCAGCCCCAGGATTACACACGCAAACTTGTGGACACGGCTGTCACAAAACACACGTGAACAGACCTGGACGTACAAACGAGGTTAGAGAGGAAATAACAGATCTAGAAGAAAACACACAATATTTGCCcggagtttttcttttcttttcaactCAACTCACATCGCACGATCCTATGCTTTGGTTATACAGGCTAAGCACCAGTATACAGACTCGACTAAGACCTGCATGCAAGCCGAACTCATCTTCTGCTCCTACTAAAAACATGCCCATGCATGCCATACATACTCAAGCCAATACTTACTTATACTAACACTAGTGCTTTCCATATCTGACTAAGATTTCCAAATGATAAGATTAATTCCATATTCACCCCCATAACCTTATCGCTTCACATCAAAGTAGCTCAACGTCCTCTTCTACCAGAAACAATGCATTCTCCTATTTCTTCAACTTCTCGTATGCCCACTGGAAGTGATCATAATCATTGTAGTTGTAGCACCTCACTTTAGCCTTATTGAATTTCTGATTCTTGCCATCTTGGGCATCATTGCTGGAGGAGCCGTCACCACCATCCTTATACTCCTTAGCCCTCCATTGTTCTCGGGTGAGCAACATATACTCATCTTCATCATTCTGCATAGCTCTCTATTGGGCTTTGGTGAGCAACACATGCAACATCGTCATCATTGTCGTAGCCGCGTAACCTTTCTTCATACACCCGAAGCCTGCTAAAAACCTCCTCGACTGTCATGATCATGAGGTCACTGAATTGCTCGATTGAAGTGACGTTCTGCAAGAACTTGTTCGGTGTGGCTCTGAGGATCTTCCTTATTACATAAGGGTCCTCCATCTTGTCGCCGAGCCCATGAATCGTACTGATGATGAATTCATCTTCATAGCAAAAGTCAACCAACTCAATGCTCTTCATCCGCAAGCCATCTAGCTCTTCTCTGAGGGTTTGAACGTGAGCATCCTTGACGCGTTTGGCACCTTGGTACATCATCTTGATGCACTCCCATGCCTCCTTAGAAGTTTTCTTTTTGGATACTGCCCATAGCATCTCCTCCGGGATGCCTTGATAGATGGGGGTGAGTGTCATCTAATACTTCTTCATGTCCACCTTTTTCTTCGGGTCATCGTGCTCGACAACGTCCAAAATGCCTTGTGCACACATGAACACATTCATCTTGATCGCCCAGGTTGTGCAGTTGCTCCGCGTGAGCATCAAGTAATGTTGATAAAAGTTCAGTTATATAGTTTAAAACAAAAGGGGAACACCAAATTATGACTTTTGGACCTGGATGATACCTAAATATCTGAATGTTCAAAAGTTGGTGATTCCTGACTTTCCAAAGCTCCGTGGCACAAGCAGCAGAAACAGGTTGGCCAGATTAACTTGTCTGTTGAGTTGTCGGTCTGAATCGATGTGACAAGTGTACATTCTTGAATCTTGATGGGGAACAAGCCGCTGCATTCTTTATGCTTAGTTTTCGGCATTCTATTATTTAAAACTATGTTCATAAACACGTTCTCGAAAACTAAGTTAATAAACAGACTACATCATTCTCTACACAAAGCTTTGTTCGATTTGTTTCCTCTTTGTTTCCATGCGTCCAATGCAGAATCAAGAGAAATATAGTGCCAGTATGCAACAGCATGATATCTGGACTCCAGGCCAGCTGATATTTAAGGCACTGCAGAGAAGTCGTTAAAATATGCGACCATGAATTTTGTAAATCTATGTATAATTGTTGAGGTAGATCAAAGACTCACTGACACCACTCTACTCTTGACACAGATACCATGTGTTCTTGCATACATACAGGTGTATTCAACTTCAGTTGTAATGCTTCTGGCAGCAGTTGTATCTGTCCTTCTGTACATCTGCGCTTGTAATAAAAAGTTGTCTTGATTGGAGGCTTATGACCGTTGATCTAGTCTCTGGTGAACTCTTTCTGAATTTCAGGTGCTGTTTCTAAGCATTCTGATAGGGAGCCGCGACAGCATTTACGCTGAAGTGTAGATGGATATTCTTTTTGAAAGCCAATGTAGATGGATTATTGGGTGCACTACTAACATCATTGAACAATGATGGTGATGGAATCAATCCTATATCATCTGTTTGGGAGCGGTGAATCCCAAGTCCTGAATGATCTGAATCTGTTCCCGTAGCCAACTATGAACCTGCTACTTGCGTTGCAGAACTGAATAGGCAGTTTGCAACCTTAGAACGAGACGAACTTCAGTTGCAGCCAGCATCTGCAAGATGCAATAGCAGTACAAGGCCTGTTTTTGTAGCTTGGGCCTTGGGCTATTTTTGTGTCATTGTGGGGCTTGAGCAACGTGCACACTGTGCGCAGCGGGTTAGCGCGTGCATCGTGCGCGGCCAGGAAGCTAGCGTTTTGGACCGTAAGAGCAGCGGCCCACGTCGTGCTAGTCAGTAGACGCGACGGCACGACACTAGTACAGAACATATAGGTAGCGTTTTATCAATACCGATTCAATAATAATTGGTGTTGAAAATATATAAGTGTCGATTTTTAAAATCTCGTGCGCAAATAACAGCCGAGTAGATAAGAACCGGTGTCGGTTTCAACCATAAATCGGTACTAATAGTGATTATATCAATGCCAgattatcagtatcggttctagccacgaatcattatcagtgctggttctagttaCAAACCATCACTGATAATTGCTACTGTCACAACTCATCTtacaaaatttataatttttcacacgaagtcagatggaaaaaaactttatatgaaaattatagctctcgacgagatctacaactttgtagttgagtttttttttaatttgaggtcatttaaatacccaaataattataataaagttgcagcagtggtcgatgacatctcaaattaaaaaattcataacttctTCACTCGAAGTCGGAtagggaaaaactttatatgaaaattgtagctctcgacgagatctacaactttgtagttgatcattttttttatttgagatcatttagatatccaaatagctattcaaacgttcggtcagaagatatcaaaaggatttattttgctactatactcacgaaccGGCAATAATTGAGATGATTAGAGGGGTTATACGTGTGCATAGGTtgtgaggtcttgagtttgaGTTTTAGTTGTAGCATGCGAGCGAATATCACGTGACTTTGTAAATATTAGGCGCGGTCGGGTGGGCAGcctctggtaaaaaaaaaagaaactttttTCAGCctaaaaaatgttgaatcaagaccgagtatcagtgccggttggagattttcagtgccggttccatacccggcactgatagtcagtgactatgagtgccgagtaatcagtgtcggttcaaaacccgtcactgatagcGATTTTGAACTGGAACTAATGAGGTATTTTGGTGTAGTGCGAGACCGTGGAGATGCGCGTGGCATGGACTGCTACGTACCACACAGGGGAGTTGAGCGGCGCCTATGGAAGCTTTgtagtgaattttttatttttatatttcaaatttttaaaattaacaaATGTATTTgtccatttgaaaaaattataactatAGGTGTTTGTCTCCCGTTAAAAGGGCGACATGCCATCTTTCCAACGGGCAACAGGTTGATGTGGCACGAGATCTGTTAACTATAGGTGTCAACAAGTAGTCTAATATAGCGTATGATTTATCGTCCGTTGGTAGGACGATAGATCTTATCACCTAATGAAAAGATGATAGCTTATTGTCACCTATTAAATGACCCGTTATTCGATTGATGGGCGATAGGTTTCTGGCTAGGGTTTGCGTGTTCGTTTGAAGGGTGATAGGAGGATGTGTAGCCATCGTGTCGTGGAATTAAATTTTAATCCTATTGGATCATGAGCCGCACCACATGTTATTTATTGGAAGGGCGACAAACATGCCTCTAAAATTGCTATTTTTCAGATAGACGTCTAAAATtattaaatttgaaaaataaaaatatagaaattcgCTTTTTAGTCAGGGTGGCATGGGCAAAACGGGCGGACGGGCCGCGCGTGTGGCGTAGCATTCATGCGCGCGCGACGGCTGCGTGCGGCGTGCGTAGCCAGGTGTGTTCGTCGGGCTCAGCTGGTCACGTTTCGTGGCTTCTTGCTGACGAGGGGCGCGGGTGGCAACGTGGGAAGCCGGAGCCGACCCCCGTGCAGCGCGCCAAGCAACGTGCAAGGTGCAACGGCTGCCACCGCGTCGGCGGCTGGGGTTCCGGCCAACTTCCAAGCTCCAACGTACGCTCGTGCGCGCGGCCGGGGTCGAGCTCTGTGCTCCGTTCGCGGATGTTCCACTCGGGCGTTACAGGGTTGCTGTTGCCTCGACACGATCAAGCTCGTCCGTTTCGAGTCGCCAATAATTTCAGCCGCAGATGCTACAAAATATGCTAGCTCGTGCCACACGATGGGCGTTTCGCAGCGGATGGTGTAAACTGCGGTAGCTCGCCCCAACCATTGGAGCCATTTCGTCCCCTTCAGAAAAATCTGGGAAGCCCTGCCTCGCCATGCACGCTAGCAGGTGGCTGCTGTTTATGCAGACTAAAAACATACATGCAGCGTTGAACACGTTGAGACCGTCCATGGATCGTTACTGCATTTCATGAGACGTCTAATCCGCTCCCCTGTGATGAAACCAAGACTGTGGGCTGGGTCAAGGGGAAAAGAAAGGTAACGTTCAATAAGACTGTGCCAAGTAGAAAGACGACGAGCTTTATGCCAAACTGGTAAAGCACAAGGGACCAGCGTATAGCCCTCTTCTGCGACGTGATGTGTCCTGTTCATCTTATTATGGCATTTTCTGGAAAGCTGGCAGCCTACCATTACCATTGGCCACAGGGAGGATCATCATCCTGTTAGGAAATAGCGTACTAGTTCCTGTACCGTATCCACCATGCTTTCTTTCATGTAGCATATTCAGCAGCGTATTGGTACAGGATATTTGGAGATCGTTGATTGATCGGTTGTTGCCTATTGTAACAGATTGTATTCCTAGTTTGTTGTACGTCTCATGTAATCTCTAATGATCTATATAAAGAGCTGAGGTCGCCCCTGGTTCAGGTGCGGCGTAACACTAAGTTTGTTACGTCCTACAGAGTGCAGAGAGCAGAGTATACTATGGAGTCTTTGCGCTTCGAACCTGGTATATATTATGAGTGTATACTATGGAGTCTTTGCCGCTTCAAACCTGGTATATATTCTGAGTAAGGAGTA
This region includes:
- the LOC133893025 gene encoding cytochrome P450 89A2-like, with protein sequence METWLLLAGVLLLSLLALRRNARSRRLPPGPPAVPLFGNLLWLRNSAADVEPLLLRLFQRYGPVVTLRIGSRLAIFVADRRLAHAALVGSGSITLANRPQAATSTLLGVTDNIITRADYGPVWRLLRRNLVAETLRSSRVRLFAPARAWVRRVLMEKLRESSGDDAPNVMEAFQYTMFCLLVLMCFGERLDEPAVRAIEDAERAWLLYISRQMSVFFFLPSVTRHVFRGRLQTALSLKRRQNELFVPLINARREYKRQVKEGQAPTRDTMFQHSYVDTLLDITLLEDGNRPLTDDEIVALCSEFLNAGTDTTSTGLQWIMAELVKNPAVQEKLHDEIKATCGDDEVSEEAVHGMPYLKAVILEGLRKHPPGHFVLPHKAADDMEVGGYLIPKGATVNFMVAEMGRDEREWEKPMEFSPERFLEGGDGAGVDMTGTKGIRMMPFGVGRRICAGLSIAMLHLEYFVANMVREFEWTEAPGEEVVFEEKREFTTVMKKPLRPRLVPRRS